A part of Numenius arquata chromosome 2, bNumArq3.hap1.1, whole genome shotgun sequence genomic DNA contains:
- the BBS10 gene encoding BBSome complex assembly protein BBS10 — protein sequence MSRRPERGRLAQEAAALAGAVRGALGPRGGRALLVRPTGQAQLTRDGRRLLEALSLEPPTARMMAACACSHRAATGDGAKTFVVLLAGLLGGLREAGGGLRRALRAFEREVLEWAVAQGLRGHLLSALPGRQAEAGAVEAGAVEALLEAYLGGRLGPGERRRLARLCEEFCRRCCGPAAAPRPQVLRLLGSRFAELHAAVPGLPLASSRVLPGLVLRRDFAAYCPAVGDLRVVLVTEPLQTPLLPPGVELVVDSEGQYEASFRWISRRTEALMKHLQSSNVKLLLSSVKQEEVVIYYAKLYGVSVVECLSSEEIALICEITGVSPYAPFGDIVHREITETAVATFCQPLLLGSKRCVHIGFISVCAFQPHCLILCGPVDGVNEQHAAALQGAFTMLQQLFKRVGPREECKAESESQNEATDVCCWHSLATQKQLATENISSNSNQVSEQQLKTHRDETHTQIVDLDLQGSDSPACLQTNLQIPSNPILHIKEFSVATEGDGSSRDVQKLYAKCEHLGDLHEGHRSDSLVNNQNNYSTAASAADNANVVTACERLDVGKDVEKTSCNTVPFKHEKSCVSIGQNYSNSLIEAGSVLPVGGYFEILLSYYIQHYAKPFQQSEVTVIANVVADALLSIPKALYGTTEQNSFTKFYLKAINALRRNQPLPVNEKGLELVYCKYQLVISVLHCVTELLSIDLIIGVKRPLQKIEDNDSEDDF from the exons ATGTCGCGGCGGCCGGAGCGCGGGCGGTTGGCGCAGGAGGCAGCGGCGCTGGCGGGCGCGGTGCGCGGCGCCCTGGgtccgcggggcgggcgggcgctgcTGGTGCGGCCCACCGGGCAGGCGCAGCTGACGCGGGACGGGCGGCGCCTGCTGGAGGCGCTCAGCCTGGAGCCGCCGACGGCCAG GATGATGGCGGCCTGTGCCTGCAGCCACCGCGCCGCGACGGGGGACGGCGCCAAGACGTTCGTGGTGCTGCTGGCCGGCCTGCTGGGCGGCCTgcgggaggcgggcggcggccTGCGGCGGGCGCTGCGGGCCTTcgagagggaggtgctggagtgggcCGTGGCGCAGGGCCTGCGGGGACACCTGCTGTCGGCTCTCCCCGGGCGGCAGGCGGAGGCGGGCGCCGTGGAGGCGGGCGCCGTGGAGGCGCTGCTGGAGGCCTACCTGGGCGGCCGGCTGGGGCCGGGCGAGCGGCGGCGCCTGGCCCGGCTCTGCGAGGAGTTCTGCCGCCGCTGCTGCGGcccggccgccgctccccgcccgcagGTCCTGCGGCTCCTCGGGAGCCGCTTCGCCGAGCTGCACGCCGCCGTGCCCGGCCTCCCCCTGGCCAGCTCCAGGGTCCTGCCCGGGCTCGTCCTCCGCAGGGACTTCGCTGCTTACTGCCCGGCGGTGGGGGACCTGCGGGTCGTGCTCGTCACCGAGCCCCTCCagacccccctcctgccccccggcGTCGAGTTGGTTGTTGACTCCGAGGGTCAGTATGAGGCCTCCTTTCGCTGGATCTCCAGAAGGACGGAAGCCCTAATGAAACACCTGCAGAGCAGCAACGTTAAGCTGTTACTGTCGAGCGTGAAGCAAGAGGAAGTAGTTATCTACTATGCAAAATTATACGGTGTGTCTGTGGTAGAGTGCTTATCGTCGGAAGAAATTGCCCTTATCTGTGAAATCACAGGAGTTTCACCTTACGCACCTTTTGGTGATATCGTACACAGAGAAATCACTGAAACCGCAGTGGCGACGTTCTGCCAGCCCTTGCTGCTGGGCTCAAAGAGATGCGTTCACATTGGCTTCATCAGCGTGTGCGCCTTTCAGCCCCATTGCCTAATTCTTTGTGGGCCGGTCGATGGTGTTAACGAGCAACACGCTGCTGCTTTGCAAGGGGCGTTTACGATGCTGCAGCAGCTATTTAAAAGAGTTGGCCCGAGGGAGGAATGCAAAGCAGAAAGTGAAAGCCAGAATGAAGCCACAGATGTTTGCTGCTGGCATTCTTTAGCTACTCAGAAGCAACTtgcaacagaaaacatttctagTAACAGTAATCAGGTTTCTGAACAACAACTGAAAACACACAGggatgaaacacacacacaaattgtaGACCTCGATTTGCAGGGAAGTGACAGTCCGGCATGTCTGCAAACAAACTTGCAGATACCCTCAAATCCCATCTTGCACATCAAAGAATTCAGTGTTGCCACTGAAGGAGATGGGTCTTCAAGAGATGTACAGAAACTGTATGCAAAATGCGAGCATCTGGGTGACTTGCACGAGGGCCATAGAAGTGATTCACTTGTGAACAACCAAAACAATTACAGCACTGCTGCATCAGCAGCAGATAATGCTAATGTAGTCACTGCGTGTGAACGCCTAGATGTTGGCAAAGATGTAGAGAAAACAAGTTGCAATacagttccatttaaacatgaaaagAGTTGTGTAAGTATTGGACAGAATTATTCCAACTCCCTCATAGAAGCAGGGTCGGTTTTGCCAGTCGGAGGTTACTTTGAAATCCTGTTAAGCTATTACATTCAGCACTATGCAAAACCGTTTCAGCAGTCAGAAGTAACTGTCATAGCTAATGTAGTTGCTGATGCTTTGCTAAGTATTCCCAAGGCCTTATACGggacaacagaacaaaacagcttTACCAAATTCTATCTCAAAGCCATAAATGCACTCAGAAGAAATCAGCCACTGCCTGTCAACGAGAAAGGCTTGGAATTAGTGTATTGCAAATACCAGTTAGTCATATCAGTTCTTCACTGTGTAACAGAGCTTCTCTCTATAGATTTAATAATTGGTGTTAAACGGCCACTGCAAAAAATTGAGGATAATGACTCAGAAGATGACTTCTGA